The Borreliella garinii DNA segment TTCGTCAAGGTTTTGTTTGAGATTTTTTTCTAAATTAGACATATCTTGTTTTAAATTCTTTTCTATAGTGTCAATCTTGGCGTCTAAACTATCTATTTTGATATTTAAATTTTTTTCTACGAAATCTATCTTAGTATTTAAATTTTTTTCTACACCATCAATCTTAGTAGTAAGTTCACTTTTAACACTATCTATCTTAGTATCTAAATTCTTCTCTATACTATCTATCTTAGAAACAAGATTATCAAACTTTATTCCAAATTGTTTTTCTAAATTTTCTAAATCTCTATATGTAAGTTCATTGTGATAATATCTTTTAGATAAATCTTGTGCTATTAGTTGTTCCATCCCCAATCGTATAAACTCATTGTATATTTGTTCTTCAGTTATGCTTGTAGTATTTGTTAGCACGGTTTTCACAATATTTTTCCTTTATATCTTATTATACACTAGTTTAGTTTGCGGGGTCTATTTACACATATGAAGTATATTTTCTTGCAAGAAAAACCTTTTTGTAATTTACATTTTTAAATAAGAATATTGATTATAGACTTTTTTAGCTATAGGTTTTGTTTTTTGAATATACTCTAAAAGTAGTTTGATATTATATTTTATTGAAGTTATTGAGTGTTCGTCTTTTAGTTCTGATAAATCAGGATAAGTATATGTTGGGTAATTTGGATCATTAACTTTAGATTTTGTTTTACTTAA contains these protein-coding regions:
- the bdr gene encoding Bdr family repetitive protein, whose protein sequence is MKTVLTNTTSITEEQIYNEFIRLGMEQLIAQDLSKRYYHNELTYRDLENLEKQFGIKFDNLVSKIDSIEKNLDTKIDSVKSELTTKIDGVEKNLNTKIDFVEKNLNIKIDSLDAKIDTIEKNLKQDMSNLEKNLKQNLDEKLKIHEKFLLEKLNISNRLIIIITIIIAPIAISSIANIITSIINGFSK
- a CDS encoding BBA14 family lipoprotein, yielding MLKLSNYFLITLLLCCTTIASLPEEPEPPIIQTLESLTKYEAQLSDYVMYLVTFLSKTKSKVNDPNYPTYTYPDLSELKDEHSITSIKYNIKLLLEYIQKTKPIAKKVYNQYSYLKM